In the genome of Ignavibacteria bacterium, the window TGAACTTTATAACAATTGGTGAACTATCTGAAAAGATAGGAGTCAATGCTCGTACTCTGAAGCACTGGGAAGAAAAGGGAATTATTGAGCCTGATGCACGGAGTGAGGGCGGAGTGCGATTGTATCAAGAAATATATGTTTTTTTTGGAGAATTGATTTTAGATCTCCAAATGTTTGGCTATTCGCTTGATGAAATTAAGGAAGTTTCGGATATGTTCAGAGATTTTGTTGCCTTGAGCAGCAAAGAAAATATTTATCCATTAAGTGAGTCAGTCGATAAACTAAAAAAGATGCAGGAAAAAATTACTAACCTTTATTCGAAAATAAAAAAACTTACTGAGGGAATTGAGCGTTGGGATGAACTTCTTAAAAAGAAAAAAAAGGAAATAAATCAATTACTTCAGAAGTATGAAAAACAAAATCCGAAAAAATAATCACGAAAGAAATTAAATGATCAACAGAATATTATTTATAGAACCAAAATCACCTGACCTCCACATTTTTTCAACATTTGCACTTCCGAGATTGGGAACAATCCTTCTTGCAACAATTGCCAAAGAACATGGATATGAGTGTCGAGTATTAATTGAAAATATTGAAGAGCTGAATTCAGAACTGCTTTGGGAATTTGATCTCGTTGCAATTTCTACAATTACTTCAACTGCACCTCGTGCTTACGCCATCGCAGATTATTGCAGGAAAATTGGAATCCCAGTTGTGCTCGGCGGTTCTCATGTAACGTTTTGTAAAGATGAAGCACTCGAGCATGCTGACTTTGTTATTCGTGGTGAAGGAGAAAAAGCTTTTCTGAAATTGGTGGATGCTTTAAATTATGATTACTCCTTGAATGATGTTCCAAACCTTTCCTTCAAAAATGGTTCTGAAATTATTCACAATTCAACCGAAGAACATATCTTCAATCTTGATGAACTTCCTCACCCGGATTTTACTTTGATACAGGGGGGGATGAAGAATTTAAATAACACCCGAATTATTCCTGTTCAAACCTCTCGCGGCTGTCCGTTCGATTGCACATTTTGCTCAGTAACTACGATGTTTGGGCATAAATATCGTTTTAACTCAGTGGAGTATGTCCTCGAAGAAATTTTTGAATACAATGATGATCCAAACAATTTTATTTTCTTTTACGACGATCATTTCCTCGCTAATAGAAAAAGGACAAAACAATTGCTTGAAGAAATGATCAGGAGAAAGTTCAGACTGAAATGGTCTGCACAAGTGAGAGCTGATATTTCGAAAGATGAGGAATTGATTCGATTGATGAAACAGGCAGGCTGTCAGACGGTGTTCATAGGATTTGAATCAACAAATCCTGATAGTTTACTGAGCATGAAGAAAAAGCAAGATGTAAATGACAGTATCCAAGCAATTTACATTTTAAAGAAATACAAAATTGCTATACACGGAATGTTTGTATTTGGATTTGATGAAGACACTGCCAAATCCTGCAATGCGACTATCAAATTTGCGAAGAGACACAAGCTAAGCTCTGTACAGTTTTTATTACTCACTCCATTTCCAGGAACAAGTCTTTATGAAAAATTAATTAATGAAAATCGAATTTTATTGAACGATTGGAGCTTTTACGATGCTCATCATGTAGTTTTTCAACCAAGGAACTTTTCAATTCTGGAATTACAATTAGCTCAAATGAAAGGGCACAAGAAATTTTATTCGCAGATTCAATTGATGAGAAGAATATTTTTATTGCGGATTGAAGAGGCGGTAATCAATATTTATGCTCGGAGATTAAATAGATTCTGGAAGAAGTTGAATAAACCTTATTTGAAGCTTGCAAACCTTGTCAGGAATTCAAAATGTTTCGAAATCAAGTTTAACATCAAAAAGCCAGTAAATATTTTAGAGTAACGATTACCGACTGATGATT includes:
- a CDS encoding MerR family transcriptional regulator, whose amino-acid sequence is MKNNFYTEEELLNKISLSTKDFEELKSHALIAPVIKNKGNTALYDSDSILALEKIIHLKELGYGIEEIKKIIKKVGLPVKSEQEQKAESLNFITIGELSEKIGVNARTLKHWEEKGIIEPDARSEGGVRLYQEIYVFFGELILDLQMFGYSLDEIKEVSDMFRDFVALSSKENIYPLSESVDKLKKMQEKITNLYSKIKKLTEGIERWDELLKKKKKEINQLLQKYEKQNPKK
- a CDS encoding B12-binding domain-containing radical SAM protein, with translation MNRILFIEPKSPDLHIFSTFALPRLGTILLATIAKEHGYECRVLIENIEELNSELLWEFDLVAISTITSTAPRAYAIADYCRKIGIPVVLGGSHVTFCKDEALEHADFVIRGEGEKAFLKLVDALNYDYSLNDVPNLSFKNGSEIIHNSTEEHIFNLDELPHPDFTLIQGGMKNLNNTRIIPVQTSRGCPFDCTFCSVTTMFGHKYRFNSVEYVLEEIFEYNDDPNNFIFFYDDHFLANRKRTKQLLEEMIRRKFRLKWSAQVRADISKDEELIRLMKQAGCQTVFIGFESTNPDSLLSMKKKQDVNDSIQAIYILKKYKIAIHGMFVFGFDEDTAKSCNATIKFAKRHKLSSVQFLLLTPFPGTSLYEKLINENRILLNDWSFYDAHHVVFQPRNFSILELQLAQMKGHKKFYSQIQLMRRIFLLRIEEAVINIYARRLNRFWKKLNKPYLKLANLVRNSKCFEIKFNIKKPVNILE